One stretch of Argiope bruennichi chromosome 3, qqArgBrue1.1, whole genome shotgun sequence DNA includes these proteins:
- the LOC129962846 gene encoding uncharacterized protein LOC129962846: protein MRILLNEVRAPTSSQMHKTVDDQERVTFREACEAHGLLENDNHWGATMAKAVLCCSAAKVRYFFTILLSTCELSNPLQLRDKYMDALSEDSENRLNDIHNDLIINETLVLIEGKMISISGKFLSDFGLSIPHRRGEL from the coding sequence ATGCGAATTTTACTAAATGAAGTGCGGGCCCCGACAAGTTCCCAGATGCATAAAACTGTAGATGATCAAGAGCGAGTGACGTTCAGGGAAGCATGTGAGGCCCACGGGCTGTTAGAAAATGACAACCACTGGGGCGCAACTATGGCTAAAGCCGTCCTTTGTTGCTCAGCAGCCAAAGTTAGGTActtctttacaattttattgaGCACTTGCGAACTATCGAACCCCCTCCAGCTGAGGGATAAATACATGGACGCTTTATCAGAAGATAGCGAGAATAGGCTGAATGACATTCACAATGACCTAATAATTAACGAAACTTTGGTATTGATTGAGGgtaaaatgatttccatatctgGAAAGTTTCTCTCTGATTTCGGCCTATCCATACCTCACCGAAGAGGGGAATTATAA